A single window of Neurospora crassa OR74A linkage group VII, whole genome shotgun sequence DNA harbors:
- a CDS encoding glutamyl-tRNA(Gln) amidotransferase, whose amino-acid sequence MPRIPTVELSRYLLTGHIASPGCLRARAALPGKNTRVALGGAPLPSRQLQPRQHARYLTTETSFANPSATTSSPAAAAPFRKQLKEQAKALKKSGHKKKKSSDNQTVPGWELTVGIEIHAQLNTAHKLFSPATTSFNDPPNTHVAPFDLALPGSQPLFQPATLIPAVRAALALNCSIQPVSRFDRKHYFHWDQPSGYQITQFYEPFAKDGFITLYARDGIAAEDGEEIKVGIKQVQMEQDTAKTTAQPGDVQWLDFNRVGVPLIEIITLPEIHHPATAAALVRKVQMVLASVDACVSGLEEGGLRADVNVSVRRTDDPSGKLGTRTEIKNLSSFKAVEDAIIAERDRQIELLEEGGEVKGETRGWSLGSTETRRLRGKEGEVDYRYMPDPDLGPVVIGEDLVARLRETMGVLPDQEADQLMERYNLSAKDALSLMLLDGGARIQYFYNVLDSLEERLVADGQAVPEGAEHATLAANWCLHELGKLTDSASSSSCSDPDVLEGLAMTPLGESPLVPSSSLAAILHHLYSRTITAKVAKDLLWAVYRGEIPEGGTTSYIDTHGLWFKELPEEEYAKLADEVIQGEEKILGEFLRWKQGKMKAYPQGKLMFLVGKMMRGGPEGRVEASGAERVLRRRIEEVYLPELEKGE is encoded by the coding sequence ATGCCTCGAATCCCCACTGTCGAACTCAGTAGATATCTACTGACTGGTCACATTGCCTCTCCCGGTTGTCTTCGTGCCCGCGCCGCACTTCCCGGCAAGAATACGCGCGTAGCTCTCGGCGGTGCTCCTCTCCCCTCGCGACAGCTTCAGCCTCGTCAACACGCCCGCTACCTAACGACTGAAACCTCCTTCGCGAACCCCTCAGCCACAACCTCTtctcccgccgccgccgcccccttCCGCAAACAACTCAAAGAACAAGCCAAAGCCCTCAAAAAGTCGGGccacaaaaagaaaaagagcaGCGACAACCAAACAGTCCCCGGCTGGGAACTCACCGTCGGCATCGAGATCCACGCCCAGCTCAACACCGCCCACAAGCTTTTTTCTCCCGCAACCACGTCCTTCAACGACCCGCCCAACACCCATGTCGCCCCCTTCGACCTCGCCCTCCCCGGCTCCCAACCGCTTTTCCAGCCCGCCACACTGATCCCCGCCGTCCGCGCCGCTTTGGCTCTCAACTGCTCCATCCAGCCCGTCAGTCGGTTCGACAGGAAACATTATTTCCACTGGGACCAGCCGAGCGGGTACCAGATCACGCAGTTTTACGAGCCGTTTGCCAAAGATGGCTTCATCACGCTCTACGCCAGGGACGGGATCGCGGCGGAGGATGGGGAAGAGATAAAAGTCGGGATCAAACAGGTGCAGATGGAGCAGGACACGGCCAAGACTACGGCACAACCCGGGGATGTTCAGTGGTTGGATTTTAATCGCGTCGGGGTTCCCTTGATTGAGATCATCACGCTTCCCGAAATCCACCACCCCgctacggcggcggcgttggtGAGAAAGGTGCAGATGGTTTTGGCGAGTGTGGATGCGTGCGTGAGCGGGCTGGAGGAGGGCGGACTAAGGGCCGATGTGAATGTTTCGGTCAGGAGGACGGATGATCCCAGTGGGAAGTTGGGCACGAGGACGGAGATCAAGAATTTGAGTAGCTTCAAGGCGGTTGAGGACGCGATTATTGCTGAGAGGGATAGGCAGATTGAGCTACTGGAGGAAGGCGGGGAAGTGAAGGGGGAGACGAGAGGGTGGAGCTTGGGAAGCACAGAGACGAGAAGGCTcagagggaaggaaggcgaGGTGGATTATCGATATATGCCTGATCCGGACCTAGGGCCGGTGGTGATCGGGGAGGATCTGGTGGCAAGGTTGAGGGAGACGATGGGGGTGTTGCCGGATCAGGAGGCGGATCAGTTGATGGAGAGGTATAACCTCAGCGCCAAGGATGCCTTGTCGTTGATGTTGCTTGATGGTGGAGCCAGGATTCAGTACTTCTACAATGTGCTTGATTCCCTTGAGGAACGCCTCGTCGCCGATGGGCAAGCCGTTCCAGAAGGCGCGGAACACGCAACCCTGGCTGCGAACTGGTGTCTCCACGAACTCGGCAAGCTCACCGACtccgcttcctcttcctcctgttCAGATCCAGATGTCCTCGAAGGCCTAGCCATGACGCCCCTTGGCGAATCACCCCTcgttccctcctcctccctagCCGCCATCCTTCACCACCTCTACTCCCgcaccatcaccgccaaAGTCGCCAAGGACCTCCTCTGGGCTGTCTACCGCGGCGAGATCCCCGAAGGCGGAACAACCAGCTACATTGATACCCACGGCCTCTGGTTCAAGGAGCTGCCAGAGGAGGAATACGCAAAACTGGCGGATGAGGTTATCCaaggagaggagaagatATTGGGCGAGTTCTTGAGGTGGAAGCAAGGGAAGATGAAGGCGTATCCCCAGGGAAAGCTGATGTTTTTGGTGGGAAAGATGATGAGAGGGGGGCCGGAGGGGAGGGTGGAGGCTTCTGGGGCGGAAAGGGtgttgagaagaaggattgaAGAGGTCTATTTGCCTGAgctggagaagggggagtAA
- a CDS encoding feruloyl esterase B, translating to MTRITASLAGVVAALLAIVIQSHAVPGTLGWWERDIPPPASSSAAATSPAEPIPTTPPDNCNQAFFTSILPSEANLENIAAVPDGGSHGEGKANIAYPTDPTDLPALCAVTVNVTSSPSSSYRFGLFLPMSTEWSGRFLAVGNGGFAGGINWLDMAPGTHYGMATVSSDLGHNGSVIDTSWAINQPEKKTDWGWRALHGTVTLGKKLTAAYYGSDITYSYYSGCSTGGRQGLREIQEFPDSFDGVLVGAPAWWTSHLNNYITQLGMYNLPNTIDSYIPTPLLQVVADEVVRQCDPTDGLQDGIISRPDLCTFNSSLLLCPSNEPAPTCLTNPQLSTLAKVYSSHHHETTGELIYPGLTLGSEAQWWAIIGNTNGLPSPFGIGYQRNFLFDNAAWDYTTSYSDSVVDLAERLDPGQATADHYDISAYRSRGGKIILYHGLADGLVPTKGSELYYQRTMQYFGDETTEFFKMFLIPGMQHCWASPAGVDAPWNIGGAFQAGVMGSGVWSVPGFEGSEEHDALVALRKWVEEGREVRQLVATSWRAGMNASGGVRRQRKVCAWPGKSVLKEEVVQKMEDGGDVDVDVDVDREEVWECRWPEEGGEGEVEVD from the exons ATGACGCGTATCACAGCCTCTCTTGCCGGAGTCGTCGCTGCCCTCCTCGCCATTGTCATCCAAAGTCATGCCGTACCCGGCACATTAGGATGGTGGGAACGTGATatcccaccaccagcctcCAGCTCGGCAGCTGCAACATCACCGGCAGAACCAATACCAACAACGCCACCTGATAATTGCAACCAGGCCTTCTTCACCAGCATCCTGCCCTCCGAAGCAAACCTGGAGAATATCGCGGCTGTTCCAGATGGCGGCAGCCATGGTGAAGGAAAGGCGAATATTGCGTATCCGACTGACCCAACGGATCTTCCCGCATTATGTGCGGTGACGGTCAACGTGACGAGTTCGCCGTCGAGTAGCTATCGGTTTGGGCTGTTCTTGCCGATGTCGACGGAGTGGAGCGGGAGGTTTCTTGCGGTTGGAAATGGAGGATTTGCGGGGGGGATAAATTGGCTTGATAT GGCCCCCGGCACACATTACGGCATGGCAACCGTCTCATCTGACCTTGGCCACAACGGGTCTGTAATCGACACATCTTGGGCTATCAACCAGCCTGAAAAGAAGACCGACTGGGGATGGCGTGCCCTTCATGGAACCGTTACGCTCGGCAAGAAGCTTACAGCCGCCTACTACGGCAGCGATATCACTTACTCGTACTATAGCGGCTGCTCTACGGGTGGCCGCCAGGGTCTCCGCGAAATCCAAGAATTTCCTGACTCCTTCGACGGCGTGCTTGTCGGCGCCCCAGCCTGGTGGACTTCCCACCTCAACAACTACATCACCCAGCTGGGCATGTACAACCTCCCCAACACCATCGACTCCTACATCCCGACGCCCTTGCTCCAAGTCGTCGCCGATGAAGTCGTCCGCCAATGCGACCCAACCGACGGTCTTCAAGACGGCATCATCAGCCGTCCCGACCTCTGCACCTTcaactcctccctccttctctgcCCATCCAACGAACCAGCACCAACCTGCCTAACCAACCCCCAACTCTCCACCCTCGCCAAAGTATACTCCTCACACCACCACGAAACCACAGGCGAACTCATCTACCCGGGCCTGACCCTCGGCTCCGAAGCCCAATGGTGGGCCATCATCGGCAACACCAACGGCCTCCCTTCCCCCTTTGGCATCGGCTACCAGCGTAACTTTCTCTTCGACAACGCCGCCTGGGACTACACCACCTCTTACTCCGATTCCGTCGTCGACCTCGCTGAGCGTCTCGACCCGGGCCAAGCAACAGCAGATCACTACGACATTTCGGCCTATAGATCCCGCGGCGGCAAGATTATTTTGTATCATGGCTTAGCAGACGGGTTAGTACCCACTAAGGGGTCGGAACTTTACTACCAGCGGACTATGCAGTACTTTGGCGACGAAACGACAGAGTTCTTCAAGATGTTCTTGATCCCAGGGATGCAGCACTGCTGGGCTAGTCCGGCGGGGGTGGATGCGCCGTGGAATATTGGCGGGGCGTTCCAGGCTGGTGTCATGGGGTCTGGGGTCTGGTCGGTGCCCGGATTCGAGGGAAGTGAGGAGCATGATGCGTTGGTGGCGCTGAGGAagtgggtggaggaggggagggaggtgagGCAGTTGGTGGCAACGAGTTGGAGGGCGGGGATGAATGCTAGTGGTGGGGTGAGGAGACAGAGAAAGGTTTGTGCGTGGCCGGGGAAGAGTGttttgaaggaggaggtggtgcaaaagatggaggatgggggggatgtggatgtggatgtggatgtggataGAGAGGAGGTGTGGGAGTGTAGGTGgccggaggagggtggtgagggggaggttgaggtggaTTAG